One Leopardus geoffroyi isolate Oge1 chromosome E1, O.geoffroyi_Oge1_pat1.0, whole genome shotgun sequence genomic window, TTCAGGCTTATGAAACTTAACCCCTTAGTTTCACTAGGAAAGattctccctgctctctgccctggaCCCTGGCCGAGCAAGGTGTAGAGCCAGCCTGACACTTACCAAAGCAagcactgtgtgccaggcgcccGGAGCCCGGGGCCTCGGCTTCCGCAGTCGTGAGCAAACCGGAGGCTGAGGTCCTTGGCTTAGGGGCAggcgggggcttgaacccacgtcAGTCCGTGCCAGAACCCAAGTTCGCTTTCTACGCTGCAACACCCGCCCCCTCCCTCGTCTGAGAGCCCGGAAGCAAGGAAGACCCTGGCAAGGTGAAAAGCAAAGGGGGCTGCGATCCCTCAGAGGAAGAGGCCCCGCCCCAGGGCGGGCCACCCGGAGTGTCAGGAAACAGAGGTCTGAGCCCCCAGCAGCGAGAGAGGGCTCCCCTCCTCGCGGGACCCGGAGGCAGGCAGAGCAGGTCACCTTGATGGAGGCGCTGGCGAAGCGGGAGAGCTGTTTGATGTGCTGTCCCTTCTTCCCGATGATGGCGCCCACGGCCTGCGCGGGAATGAACACCTGCACCATTTCCTGCTCCGGAGCCTGCTGCCAAGACAGGGGGTGCCGTTAGCACGGGCAAGGGGTGCAGCCCTCCCGCACCCAGGGCGCGCGTCCTCGAGGCAGAAGGGCGCAGGCAGCGGGTGGCCAACAGGGGCTACGccctccctggctctccctctgcccagtaAAGACCGAGGAGGCGCCATCCACACGGCGGGGCACCAGCGGCCGGGAGTGCGCACGACGGGGGCATCCCagacctcccttccctctccctgcaaaTGCATCCCCCAGCATCGGGCCCCCACGGGGGGTTGGGCCCGAAGGGAGGCCACAGAAGGGCCCGGGGTCCCCTGGGGTGAGATCTTGCACCTACCATAAAGGAGCTGTACGGAGCCGCTCCAGTGACGCTGCTAGGCGGTGGCGGGACCGCACTGGACGAGGCTGGAAAAAGACCCACAGCCGCCAAGTTCAGGCCGGGGATGAGGTGCGACTGCAGCTGGGGAAGGAAGGTGAAGAGGAAGAGGTCAGCTCACCCTGCAGGGGCCTGGCTGAGCccagaggcgggggggggggggggggggagcggccAACACAGGAGCGCTGGGTGCATGTACCTGCACAAAACCGGCCTGTCCTTGTGGTTTTCACACACGCTCACGTACACATAGAGCGTGGACTTGTGAGCCGTGGCACATTATCCTTGGACTAAGAACcggccacctcccccccccccccaagaagggTCCAACAGAGCCTCAGATGTCATCCCCCCCATCCCACTAAACCCTGCACTGGAACATTCCTATGAGAAGGCACAGCGAGGACAGATGTCCATTAACTTCCAGGACTCACCTTTCTTCCCGTACCCaccatcctccctcccctttaaaaatcagatgacggggggaggggcagggtgcctgggtggctcagtccgttaagtgtccgacttcggctcaggtcaagatctcacagtttgtgggttcaagcccagagcctggagcctacttcagatgctgtgtctccctctctctgtgcccctcccccactggtgctctgtccctctctgtctctcaaagatacataaacgttaaaacaaaatttacagCCTGttcatcataaataaaataaaatttaaaaatacgaTAAAAATCAGACgacgggctctgcgctaacagcatggagcctacttgggattctctgtctccctctctatccctctcccactcacactgtctctgtctctctcaaaataaataaataaacttaaaaaaaaaatttaggggcacctggatggctcagtcggttgagcatccgacttcggctcaggtcatgatcttgcagtccgtgggttcgaaccccacactgggctgtgccgacagctcagcctggagcctgcttcggattctgtgactccctctctctcgctgcccctcctccccctctcgcgctctgtttccctctctctctcaaaaataaatactaaaaaaattttttttgagcagATTAAAATAACGGACCCTTCTCCTCACCGAACTACACGCCAACACCAATTGTACAGGAAGATCACGGACCTTGAAGCCCAAGAGGAGAcccgccacccccccccgccccaggaatCCGATAAAGAATCTCAATTAATTACACTTAAAAGACTCTGAGGAATGGAGGTCCAAAAGCACgtggcctccccaccccacatggAGACCCCCTTCTGCCGTGGCTCAGGCTCGGAGAGCAGTCAGCAGGGGCACGAGACACTCACACTCATGGCAGCCACGTCGTTCTCGTAGGCCTCCCGAACTTTCTTCATGATCTCCTGCTCGGCCCTGCAGCAGTTCTCAATGGCCCCCTTCACGGTGATGGTCCTCTCGGGGTTGTAGAGGGTGAGGTCCTGCAGCCTGGTGGGAGAGCAGAGCTGAGTCACCCTTCCACACTGACCGGCCGGGGCCAGGAGCGGACCCCGGCTCGTAACTAGCCACAGAAACCGTGTCTGCAGGCTGTTTCACTTTTGGCAAGTAGCTCCTGGTCTCTGGCGTTCAGTCTGGAACCCAGGCCGGGGGCACGGTGCCAGGGAGAGGAAAACACCCCTCCATTTGCAAGGAGTCCACTCAGACAGGTTTTCACCACTGGTAAAACCAGGAAAGGAAGATGCTCAGGACCGGAACGTTCCCCCGTGGTCCAAGGCAATCCACTTCCTGTGCTTCTGGAGCAGAGCAAGTCCACAAGGCACAGTGCTCACCAAAGACCCACCTAATCGAGCTGCTTGGCCTTGTTTCTTGCCGGAGAGGCAAGGCCACTGCACAGGGAGAGCACGCGTTCTGTCCCCGTTCAGAATAGGACCTAGGTCGGGCCCCTTCTCAGCCTGGCAGGTAGGTCTGAAACCCCGAGGCCCTGGCTCCTGGCCGCAAGCTCTGAGACGCAGGCCGGAGGGCTGAAGGGAGGCACTCCCACACCACCAGCCCTCACGGAGAGAAATGCTCTCTGCCACTTCACTGACTACCCCTCAATAGGCAGAAACCGCATCCAACTTGAGGGGCCAAGTACTGAGGCTCAATAATGAAATACTGCTGACCCTGAGCCCCTGGGGCATCCCACTCAtaaagaggcacctgggaggctcggtcAGTTGATCATCCGACTCTGTGACTGGGGCTCAGCCCCATATCAGGCCACATAAGATTCTCCCTCAGGGcgcctgcgtagctcagttggttaaagtgtccgactcttgatctcggctcaggccatgatctcagggttcgtgagttcgagccctctgtgctgacagcaccgagcccgcttgggattctctctctctctctgcccctcacctgcttggtctctctttcaaaaacagataaacattacaaaaaatactctcggggcgcctgagtgactcagtcaggtaagcgtccggcttcggctcaggtcacgaactcacggttcgtggattcgagccccgcgtcgggctctgtgctgatgcctcggagcccggagcctgcttcggattctgtgtctccctctctctctctctctctctctgcccctcccccgcccatgctctgtctttctcaaaaaaaaaaaaaaaaacaaaaaccaaacattaaacaatttcaaacaaaaatctctgtccctctcccctgctcgtgctctaaaAGTCTTCTGATAAATAAAGAGGCAAATGAGAGCCTTACGAAGAGATGGTGATTTTCGTCTCGGTGTCCTGCTCCACTTTCTTCAGGTTGCGCCCTTCCTTGCCAATAAGCCGCCCCACAAAGTTGTTATGGGCCAGGATCTTCAGGGGAACCTCGTCGGCCCTTGGGAAGAAGTGAGGGGTAAGAGTTCCTTAAATGGCAGGCCACGCTCAGACTCGATCATCCTGCCCCCACAGGCGTGGGGTTTCCAGGACAAAGCACGCGACagagttacattttaaaagatgccGAGAACCAGCACAGCGGTGGCTGCTGAGGGCTACGGAAATGTGGGAGTGGGGCTGGGCTGCCAAGGGGAAGAAGGACAACCAGAGCGATGGCTATGCTCGTTACAGAAGTGGGGCGATGGCTTCGCAGGTGTATGCCTGTTAAACTCATCCAACCGTATACTCGTGTCATCGCGGACTACCGAATTCcaggcaattaaaaaagaaaaaaaaggggcgcctgggtggcgcagtcggttaagcgtccgacttcagccaggtcacgatctcgcggtccgtgagttcgagccccgcgtcgggctctgggctgatggctcagggcctggagcctatttccgattctgtgtctccctctctctctgcccctcccccgttcatgctctgtctctctctgtcccaaaaataaataaacgttgaaaaaaaaaaaattaaaaaaaaaaaaaaaaaaaaaaaaaaaagaatgaggtgggTCTAGGATTACTGATCCACGGTAAGTGCAACAGCCAACTGTAGAACACGTTCATCAGGACCCTATTTGTGCTACAACGtacgtgtgcacacatacacctGTGCACAGCACGTCGATGTACAAACACCCGTGAGTTCACGGGATCGCTAAGAGGATACGTACAGGGTGTTCCTTGTGGGAAAGAGAACCTCGTTTCCCAGTTTACGTCTTATTTATCGCCATTCTTGCTAACAGTTCGtagttggggtgggggaagtggcaATCCTCCCGTTACAAGACACGCCGGGCGAAAGCCTTACGTTTTCGTGTCCTTTGCTTCCTTATGCATAATCTCCAAGATCATCTTACACGCAGAGGAGCAGCCCTCGGGGGTGGAGTGGACACTGATGGCCTTCTCCGCAGCGCCTGCGTTCTCCTTCCTGTGCACGTCGATCCTGAGGACCACAAGGTCAAAGACAGTTAGGCGTCCCTGGTGAAAGCCGGGGTCGTCTTCGCACTCCTGGCCACCTTTCCTCAACCGAAGGTACAGAAGGGGCCCTTGGAACACGTCCAAGTgaagaatgggaggggcagaggaagggccaGGGAAACCCGACCAGCCTGCCGCTCCGGATTGTGTCTCaaccaggaggtggggagggacaacGGTGGCGTCTGGGGTGGGAACACGGGGTTGGCGGACGTCAGCCCACAGCTCTAAAGCCGTACTTCTCCCTTAAATTCTGGATCCCGCCCCGCGTACAACTCTAAAGGGAAGGCGCGCTGTcccaaattaaaagtaaatactaAAGGATGCCTTCGCGAGAAGGACACGACGTGACCCGTTCTTTTCCAGAGTACGCTGATCAGccataaagattagagaagaggGGTCAACTATATgcgactggaaaaaaaaaaaaatttttaaaaagggattagAGGAGCAGCCTCGGTGGATGGGCGATGGGGCAGGATCATGACCTGTTACTGAGGGCTGACTTTGGCCAGGCTGCCCAGCCCTCCGGCCACCAACAGGCAGTACTGAAACCACAGAACACCAAGGAGGGGCTGACTCACAAAGACTAGGTTTGCCCGATGAGACTTTCCTACAAGAAATTACAGAACCCCTCTAAGGTCTGTGTGGCCCAGCCGCTGCCACCAAATGGCCCGTCCCAGGCCttttcaacccccacccccacccctcccggccCCTGCCTTCCTAGGAGGCTATGACTGGAAGCAGCGACCCCCGAACgaacacagagaaaagggaacgcGTTCCAGGAGACATTTCCTAAGAGGTCAATACTGAGGCTCCTCGGTGTGCTTCCCGGAGGCACCCGATCTCCATCTCCCAGCAGGCAAGACTCACTTGGACTGGGTCTGTTTCGTGATGTTTCGGATGGTGGCCCCCTCCTTGCCAATGATGGCACCCACATACTGGGTGGGCACCAGGAGCCGCAGGGGTATGTCCACTTGCTGCTGCTTGGCCGGGGCCCCCGCCGCCACAGGGGAGCCCTGGCGGGGCTGACCCCGAGAGCCAAAGCCTCCTCGGCGCCCGTTCTCAGGACCCTGTGCGATCTGCTCGTCGGGAATGTAAGAGACCTTTAAGGCGTGGTTCTCCAGCTGGTGGCCATTCAGCTTCATGatggctctggggacagagggagaatctaCCGGTCACACCAATCCATGCCAGTCACAGCAAATGCCCTCCGCGTGTAAAGCACGCTGGGTTCCAAACTGGAACCCGCTAAAAGCCAGGGAGATGACCAcgtgctcccccctcccccttccaacCTCCACCTCAGAGAACTTTCCAGTCTAAATGGCTGATGACATCAAAGGGAAACCTACGTAGGTGGTTTCCATCGGGCTCATGAATTTCAGCCACATAATAATTTCAATCATAAGACTCACGTGAGAATCGCAGGTCGTGATGGTGAGTAAATgttaacagataaaaaaaaagaggatgacaCAAGAGGCTTGTTTTTGCGCCTGCCGAGTCTGGCACCTCCCATGTTTGAGGAAAccgtacaaaaaaaaaaaaaaaagagagagagccacagCGCCCTGCTTACCACTTGGAAGCAGGAGTTTAAGTGTATCTGGAAATGTCTGCAAACCTGGGGTGTTCTTCACCCCTGTGCAGGAAGACGTGCTCCATCCAGTCCCACACTGGCTGATGCAGGTTAGAAGTATCAACAAGGCAACAACAGCCAGAGAGGAGAGTGTTGCCGTGACGTTCAAAGCCAGGCTAAGGACCATACACTGGCCACAAGGGGCAGTAGGGACTTCCAGAAAATTCTGAGCCGTCTGAGCCGATGAGCCAGCCAAAAGGAAAATGGGGGcaggacgcctggctggctcagtcgccAGAGTAtgctaactcttgatctcgaggtcatgagttcaagcccctcgctGGGAAGAGagattactttgaaaaatatttaggagcgcctggctggctcagctggaaatgcatgcgactcttgatctcagggtcgtgaatgcaagccccacgttgggtgtagagattacattaaaacaaacacacttttataaaaaataaataaagaagacaagACAGTGGTTATTTGAGGAAGTAGTGGGATTTTACGACGTTAACACTAGGTTGGAGGGCACCGAAAAGATAAAGGTGGCCTGCCGCAGGAACAAGAAAGCCACCAAAAGCAAAATGTGGCAGAAGGCCCGCAACGGGTCGGATATAAATGAGTACATGCACAAAATGTACAAACTCTGTCAGCACCAGTGGGTGAGAAGTGTAATTGCTCAGCCCAAGGGCTTAAGGAGCTAGAAATCGTGGGTGTGACGGGACAAAAAGGATCCTGCAAAAGGCATAAACTGGGCTCAGGGCATCACCGCAATAAAATGTCTGCCCCCGCCACATCAGATGAACAAATCCCTTTTGTAGAGCTCGCAGTTCCTCCCGACTACCACTAGATGGAGCCATCAACACAGCAAAGGCCCTCTGCAGTTCCAGGGTATACCTTTCCTGGGAGGTCTCTGGGTCCGTTCCCTTCTTCCATGTGTTTGCTATCGATCCCTGAGTTTCTGTACCTCTGAGATCCCCGAACCAACAGACAAGAGTCTGGGATTGGCTATCACCATAACCGAACCGAAGGAGTAACTCCTGCCTGCCAGGACCCCAACCCTGTGGAAGCAGGGGTACCTGGCTCCCAATACCCCACAAAagaccctccctgccccactttcCGGCCCACTCACTGCCTGGTCTGTTCCCGGTTGGAATAGGTGACATTCACCACTGCCGTCTCACTCTCGGTGTTCACTGGGGGAGCAAAACAGAGGCCAAGGTTAGAGCCGTGAGATCTGGAGATGCCACCGATGAACCCCAAGTGTTAAAAGCTCATCTTTCCAGGTTATGAGAAGTTACATGTGTTATGAGAAGGAAAGAGCTGAATGACAAGGCAAAATACTTCCCCTAATTTAGGCCCCTCTCACCAGAACTGGAAAATTGAAATTAaccttttctgcattttcctttctgtgtcttcctttgaTTGTCCCTACCCAGCCCCTCAGAATCTGGGCAATAAAAGGGTGTGATCAACACATCAGCAGTTAGGCggcaggaaaacacacacacacacacacacacacacacacacacacacacacacctggcttGGGCTACAAATTTATTCTTGGGAAGTTAAACTAGTTAAAACTCCACACACACAGAGATTGGCAAGCCAATGTCCTGACGGGGCATTCCAAAGATCTTGACAGGGGAAAGATCGATCTTTGACTTCTATCACTCTATCATGACTTCATGGCACATGCCATTAATCCCATCAACATCCTAGGCTCTTATCATGAAACCCCCTCGGTCTTCATTTGATTACCATATACTCTTTCCTATGGGAGACCGGGCTGGACGTTAGAATTCCAGGCGATCTGGGGACATacttctcattttaaattaataaaattaacctGTCTCGTGCACCACTGTCTTTTGATTTGGGGTCTCCTGGGCCTGCTCAGCCCTGGGGTGGAGGACACTTGACAAAAACCACGCCTCTCTCCCAACCATGCTGAGGAGGAGTCAGTGGGCCACAAATCCTTAGTGCAGACCACTCTTTAACCCCTCTGGCCTTCCTCCACAGAGCTCTCCCACCACAGTGGTGAGGGAGATTCTCCAAGAATCAACTTTCCAGTTAAACTGACACGCAGTCATGAACGAAACCAACGAAAGTTCTGCCTTCCCAGAGCTTACGTTCCAGCTGGCACAGACATCAGTAAGCACGATAAGCAAATTCTACGGGAGCATCGCAGATTGATCAAGGCCATGGAGAAATGTAAATCAGGGTAAAGGAAGCGGTGGTGAGGCGTAACGATCTTAAATGCGgtggacagaaaggaaaattgacACTCGAAGACTCTGCTGTCCAGCAAAACCAAACATTTcccactctcttctctcctccaggtAGCAGGCGTCCCCTCCTGATACAGTTCCTCGTGTCATCGCTCCCTGGTGAGCCCCACACAGATTTAAACTCATGTGGGCTCCTGCCGGGCTGCCCGGTGAGGCTCACGATGTGCTCCCAAGCCAGGGCTCCGTCTTGCTGTTTGTCCAGGAAGAACTCTGTCATTAGTCTAACGCATGAGCACTACCGGGCAATGGTTATCAGTGTGCCCGGTCGTGTCCTGGCAAATTATTTATGATAAAAGGGCAAGCTACAGGATCAGAGCAGGAGATCCTGTTTGATGGGCCTTGACCTTGGGGTACAGGCACATATTTCCATCTAGAGTGATTTCTAGCTCGTACCTTTCCATAGAGACTTGAGAGGAAATTTTAAATCTTCACGAGCTGATGACGCACATTCCTTGAAGAACTACAAACTCAAATAGTACAAGCTTTTCTATTGGCCAAGCTCTACCATTATATGTCCAACCAAAATCACTCCACATTTTAGCTCATTTCTTCTGAAACTTATTTATAATCTTAAACAATGGAG contains:
- the IGF2BP1 gene encoding insulin-like growth factor 2 mRNA-binding protein 1 isoform X1, whose product is MNKLYIGNLNESVTPADLEKVFAEHKISYSGQFLVKSGYAFVDCPDEHWAMKAIETFSGKVELQGKRLEIEHSVPKKQRSRKIQIRNIPPQLRWEVLDSLLAQYGTVENCEQVNTESETAVVNVTYSNREQTRQAIMKLNGHQLENHALKVSYIPDEQIAQGPENGRRGGFGSRGQPRQGSPVAAGAPAKQQQVDIPLRLLVPTQYVGAIIGKEGATIRNITKQTQSKIDVHRKENAGAAEKAISVHSTPEGCSSACKMILEIMHKEAKDTKTADEVPLKILAHNNFVGRLIGKEGRNLKKVEQDTETKITISSLQDLTLYNPERTITVKGAIENCCRAEQEIMKKVREAYENDVAAMSLQSHLIPGLNLAAVGLFPASSSAVPPPPSSVTGAAPYSSFMQAPEQEMVQVFIPAQAVGAIIGKKGQHIKQLSRFASASIKIAPPETPDSKVRMVIITGPPEAQFKAQGRIYGKLKEENFFGPKEEVKLETHIRVPASAAGRVIGKGGKTVNELQNLTAAEVVVPRDQTPDENDQVIVKIIGHFYASQMAQRKIRDILAQVKQLHQKGQSNQAQARRK
- the IGF2BP1 gene encoding insulin-like growth factor 2 mRNA-binding protein 1 isoform X2 — its product is MNKLYIGNLNESVTPADLEKVFAEHKISYSGQFLVKSGYAFVDCPDEHWAMKAIETFSGKVELQGKRLEIEHSVPKKQRSRKIQIRNIPPQLRWEVLDSLLAQYGTVENCEQVNTESETAVVNVTYSNREQTRQAIMKLNGHQLENHALKVSYIPDEQIAQGPENGRRGGFGSRGQPRQGSPVAAGAPAKQQQVDIPLRLLVPTQYVGAIIGKEGATIRNITKQTQSKIDVHRKENAGAAEKAISVHSTPEGCSSACKMILEIMHKEAKDTKTADEVPLKILAHNNFVGRLIGKEGRNLKKVEQDTETKITISSLQDLTLYNPERTITVKGAIENCCRAEQEIMKKVREAYENDVAAMSLQSHLIPGLNLAAVGLFPASSSAVPPPPSSVTGAAPYSSFMAPEQEMVQVFIPAQAVGAIIGKKGQHIKQLSRFASASIKIAPPETPDSKVRMVIITGPPEAQFKAQGRIYGKLKEENFFGPKEEVKLETHIRVPASAAGRVIGKGGKTVNELQNLTAAEVVVPRDQTPDENDQVIVKIIGHFYASQMAQRKIRDILAQVKQLHQKGQSNQAQARRK